From one Callithrix jacchus isolate 240 chromosome 2, calJac240_pri, whole genome shotgun sequence genomic stretch:
- the LFNG gene encoding beta-1,3-N-acetylglucosaminyltransferase lunatic fringe has product MLKRCGRRLLLALAGALLACLLVLTADPPPPSLPAERGRRALRSLAGPARAALAAPVMGAAGAAGPGALAREVHSLSEYFSLLTRARRDAGPPPGAAPRPADGHPRTLAEPLAPRDVFIAVKTTKKFHRARLDLLLETWISRHKEMTFIFTDGEDEALARHTGNVVITNCSAAHSRQALSCKMAVEYDRFIESGRKWFCHVDDDNYVNMRALLRLLASYPHTRDVYIGKPSLDRPIQATERVSENKVRPVHFWFATGGAGFCISRGLALKMSPWASGGHFMSTAERIRLPDDCTIGYIVEALLGVPLIRSGLFHSHLENLQQVPTSELHKQVTLSYGMFENKRNAVHMKGPFSVEADPSRFRSIHCHLYPDTPWCPRTAIF; this is encoded by the exons ATGCTCAAGCGCTGCGGCCGGCGCCTGCTGCTGGCGCTGGCGGGCGCGCTGCTCGCCTGCCTGCTGGTACTCACCGCCGACCCGCCACCGCCCTCGCTGCCCGCGGAGCGCGGCCGAAGAGCGCTGCGCAGCCTGGCGGGCCCCGCGCGGGCGGCCCTGGCGGCGCCCGTAATGGGagcggcgggggcggcggggcCCGGGGCTCTGGCCCGCGAGGTGCACAGTCTGTCCGAGTACTTCAGCCTGCTCACCCGCGCGCGCAGAGACGCGGGCCCGCCGCCCGGGGCCGCCCCACGCCCCGCCGACGGCCACCCGCGCACCCTGGCCGAGCCGCTAGCGCCCCGAGACGTCTTCATCGCTGTCAAGACCACCAAAAAGTTCCACCGCGCTCGCCTCGACCTGCTGCTGGAGACCTGGATCTCGCGCCACAAGGAGATG ACGTTCATCTTCACAGACGGGGAAGATGAGGccttggccaggcacactg GCAACGTGGTCATCACGAACTGCTCGGCTGCCCACAGCCGCCAGGCGCTGTCCTGCAAGATGGCTGTGGAGTATGACCGCTTCATTGAGTCCGGCAGGAA GTGGTTCTGCCACGTGGATGATGATAACTACGTCAACATGCGGGCCCTGCTGAGGCTGCTGGCCAGCTATCCGCACACGAGGGACGTCTACATCGGCAAGCCCAGCCTGGACCGGCCCATCCAGGCCACGGAGCGTGTCAGTGAGAACAAGGTG cGTCCTGTCCACTTCTGGTTTGCCACGGGTGGCGCTGGCTTCTGCATCAGCCGTGGGCTGGCTCTGAAGATGAGCCCCTGGGCCAG CGGGGGTCACTTCATGAGCACAGCTGAGCGTATCCGGCTGCCTGATGACTGTACTATTGGCTACATTGTGGAGGCCCTGCTGGGCGTGCCCCTAATCCGAAGTGGCCTCTTCCACTCCCACCTGGAGAACCTGCAGCAGGTGCCCACCTCCGAGCTCCACAAGCAG GTGACCCTGAGCTACGGCATGTTTGAAAATAAGCGGAATGCTGTCCACATGAAGGGCCCCTTCTCGGTGGAGGCGGACCCATCCAG GTTCCGCTCCATCCACTGCCACCTGTACCCGGACACACCCTGGTGTCCCCGCACTGCCATCTTCTAG